In the Carassius gibelio isolate Cgi1373 ecotype wild population from Czech Republic chromosome A2, carGib1.2-hapl.c, whole genome shotgun sequence genome, one interval contains:
- the LOC128031209 gene encoding serine/threonine-protein kinase PAK 2-like, translating into MSENGELEDKPPAPPVRMSSNFSIGIKDSMSTNPSSKPLPSVPEEKRDKPRNKIISIFSAEKGRKKDKDKERPEISSPSDFEHTIHVGFDSVTGEFTGMPEQWARLLQTSNITKSEQKKNPQAVLDVLKFYDSTGNSRQKYLSFTDKDAPPAKKGSEQSPVKDDDDDDDEAPPPVVAPRPQHTISVYTRSVIDPIPAPAAISETDGCKAGDKQKGKAKGKMTDEEIMEKLRTIVSIGDPKKKYTRYEKIGQGASGTVYTAIDVATGQEVAIKQINLQKQPKKELIINEILVMKEMKNPNIVNFLDSFLVGDELFVVMEYLAGGSLTDVVTETCMDEAQIAAVCRECLQALEFLHSNQVIHRDIKSDNVLLGMDGSVKLTDFGFCAQITPEQSKRSTMVGTPYWMAPEVVTRKAYGPKVDIWSLGIMAIEMVEGEPPYLNENPLRALYLIATNGTPELQNPEKLSPIFRDFLNRCLEMDVEKRGGGKELLQHPFLKLAKPLSSLTPLILASKEAMKSNR; encoded by the exons ATGTCTGAGAACGGAGAGCTGGAGGACAAACCCCCTGCCCCCCCAGTCAGAATGAGCAGCAACTTTAGCATCGGCATCAAGGACAGTATGTCAACAAACCCCAGTTCTAAACCCCTGCCCTCCGTCCCAGAGGAGAAGAGGGACAAGCCGCGCAACAAGATCATATCCATATTCTCAGCAGAGAAAG gaagaaaaaaagacaaggaTAAGGAGCGTCCAGAGATTTCAAGCCCTTCAGACTTTGAGCACACCATACATGTGGGCTTCGATTCTGTCACGGGGGAGTTCACT GGCATGCCAGAGCAGTGGGCTCGGCTGCTGCAGACCTCCAACATCACGAAATCTGAGCAGAAGAAAAACCCTCAGGCTGTCCTGGATGTGCTCAAATTCTACGATTCCACCGGCAACAGCAGGCAGAAATACCTCAGCTTTACAG ATAAAGATGCACCACCAGCAAAAAAAGGCTCTGAGCAATCACCAGtcaaggatgatgatgatgacgatgatgaagcCCCACCTCCTGTTGTAGCACCACGTCCTCAACATACCATATCT GTATACACTCGCTCTGTCATCGATCCCATTCCGGCACCTGCTGCCATTTCAGAGACAGATGGATGTAAAGCTGGAGATAAACAGAAGGGCAAGGCCAAGGGCAAGATGACAGATGAGGAGATTATGGAAAAACTTA GAACTATTGTCAGTATTGGAGACCCCAAGAAAAAATACACAAGATATGAAAAAATTGGACAAGG TGCGTCTGGTACGGTGTACACAGCCATTGACGTTGCTACTGGCCAAGAG GTTGCCATCAAGCAGATTAACCTACAGAAGCAGCCCAAGAAGGAGCTGATCATCAATGAGATCCTGGTGATGAAGGAGATGAAGAACCCAAACATTGTCAACTTCTTAGACAG cttcttggTAGGAGATGAGCTCTTTGTGGTAATGGAGTACCTTGCTGGAGGCTCTCTGACGGATGTGGTTACAGAAACCTGCATGGATGAAGCACAAATCGCTGCTGTCTGCAGAGAG TGTTTACAAGCTCTAGAGTTCCTGCATTCAAACCAGGTCATTCATCGAGACATCAAAAGTGACAATGTTCTATTAGGAATGGATGGATCTGTCAAACTAA CTGATTTTGGGTTCTGTGCTCAAATCACGCCTGAGCAAAGTAAGAGAAGCACCATGGTAGGAACACCCTACTGGATGGCCCCTGAGGTGGTCACACGGAAAGCATATGGGCCCAAAGTGGACATTTGGTCCTTGGGTATCATGGCCATTGAGATGGTAGAAGGCGAACCTCCTTATCTCAATGAAAACCCTCTGAGG GCGCTGTACCTCATCGCTACTAATGGCACCCCAGAGCTGCAGAACCCGGAGAAACTGTCACCCATTTTTAGAGACTTCCTAAACCGCTGCCTCGAGATGGATGTGGAGAAGAGAGGCGGAGGAAAAGAACTCTTGCAG CATCCTTTCCTCAAGCTGGCGAAGCCTCTCTCCAGCCTCACTCCTCTTATACTTGCTTCCAAGGAGGCAATGAAGAGTAACCGTTAG
- the LOC128031214 gene encoding cyclin-L1-like isoform X1, whose amino-acid sequence MSLGVLSPHVNTPANSQGILIGDKVYSEVFLAIDSSIIPEESLSSTPSMLDGLDNETETNLRILGCELIQSAGILLRLPQVAMATGQVLFQRFFYSKSFIKHSFEIFAMACVNLASKIEESPRRVRDVINVFHHLKQGKGKKSTPLVLDQNYINTKNQLIKAERRVLKELGFCVHVKHPHKIIVMYLQVLECEKNQMLVQTAWNYMNDALRTNVFVRFEPETIACACIYLAARVLQIPLPSKPHWYLVFGATKEHIREICISTMKLYSREKPNSEQLEKRVEKRKVALEEARLKARGQNPNGTPALAAIGGFSPASKPSSPREVKMEEKSPNSKLVKESENRQLFPKSPLNGSMKKEEGKVFQNGKNHSRSRSRSRSPSRSPHRHQRSHSGTYSSQSSRSPSPRQHKGHRASPVTQLRTERDRQSDSSRNSNKRRRSRSRSRSNSRERGRDRDYVKHKHDRGHHWDHRERDRDRSHDQGRSKHQSRSHSGRRHRR is encoded by the exons ATGTCTCTAGGTGTTTTATCTCCTCATGTGAACACTCCAGCAAACAGCCAAGGCATACTGATCGGTGATAAAGTGTACTCGGAGGTGTTTCTGGCCATCGATAGCTCGATTATACCTGAGGAGAGTCTCTCTTCGACCCCGTCCATGCTGGATGGCCTCGACAATGAGACTGAGACAAACCTGCGGATTCTGGGCTGTGAACTCATCCAGTCCGCCGGGATTCTTCTGCGTCTGCCACAG GTGGCGATGGCGACTGGACAAGTCCTTTTTCAACGATTCTTCTACTCGAAGTCTTTCATCAAGCACAGCTTTGAG ATTTTTGCAATGGCCTGCGTCAATTTGGCATCTAAGATCGAGGAATCGCCAAGAAGAGTGAGGGATGTGATCAACGTTTTCCATCATTTGAAACAAGGAAAGGGCAAAAA GAGCACCCCTCTTGTCCTTGATCAAAACTACATCAACACCAAGAACCAATTGATCAAAGCAGAGCGCCGTGTCCTTAAGGAACTGGGGTTCTGTGTACATGTCAAACATCCACACAAG ATTATAGTCATGTACCTTCAAGTTCTTGAATGTGAGAAGAATCAGATGCTTGTTCAGACAGCATG GAATTATATGAACGATGCCCTCCGGACCAACGTGTTTGTGCGGTTTGAACCTGAGACCATTGCGTGTGCCTGTATTTACCTCGCTGCTCGAGTACTACAG ATTCCTCTTCCTTCCAAGCCACACTGGTATCTTGTTTTCGGTGCTACTAAGGAGCACATCAGAGAAATATGTATCAGCACGATGAAGCTTTATTCTAGAGAAAAG CCTAACAGTGAACAGCTTGAAAAACGGGTGGAAAAGAGGAAGGTGGCCCTGGAAGAGGCAAGACTAAAAGCCAGAGGACAGAATCCCAATGGCACGCCAGCTCTTGCTGCCATTGGTGGATTTTCCCCAGCATCGAAACCCT CTTCTCCACGAGAAGTGAAGATGGAAGAGAAATCGCCAAACTCTAAATTGGTGAAGGAGTCTGAGAACAGACAGTTGTTTCCAAAAAGCCCCTTAAATGG CAGCATGAAAAAGGAGGAAGGCAAAGTGTTTCAGAATGGCAAGAACCACAGCCGGTCTCGCTCACGATCTCGCTCGCCATCTCGTTCTCCACACAGACA TCAGAGGAGCCACTCGGGAACGTACAGCTCTCAGAGCAGCCGCAGCCCATCACCACGCCAACACAAAGGTCACAGAGCTTCACCAGTTACACAGCTCAGGACGGAACGAGACCGACAGAGTGACTCTAGTCGGAATAGCAACAAAAGGAGGCGATCACGGAGCCGATCTCGCAGCAATTCCCGCGAACGAGGGCGTGACCGTGACTATGTGAAACACAAGCACGATCGCGGGCACCACTGGGACCATCGTGAACGTGATCGTGACAGATCACATGATCAGGGACGAAGCAAACACCAGAGCAGGTCACATTCTGGACGCAGACACCGGAGATGA
- the LOC128031200 gene encoding kelch-like protein 6, giving the protein MADTLENNSECPSSAKSDASAGGLSMLESSMQENRHDGQVVFEDSVFAGYLQDGLQSLRLEDSLIDVTLIVQGQSFQCHRVVLAAASHYFRAMFCNDLREKHEENINIKGIDADTMRILLEYTYTSKVIITKDNVQRMLEAASLFQFPHIVDACISYLADVLHPDNCVGILLLADVHSLESLKAQVYTYIVQNFSQVADHDEILDLPADVLVSLLQHDDLGVTAEEQVFDMVTRWVRAQQDERIAQLPLVLAHVRLPLLDPWYFVERVEGEPLIRQCAEVFPLLQEARLYHLSGKEVISERTKPRVQQFQSEVFMIIGGCTNDEKFVSEVTCLDPLRRSRLEVAKLPNTEMESENENKKWVEFACVTFRNEVYISGGKETLQEVWKYNASLNKWIQIEYLNTGRWRHKMAVAGGKVYVLGGFDGTQRLSSVEAYDPFHNCWTEAGPLMISVSSFSAASYDKYIFVIGGGPNGKLATNNMQCFDSLSNQWSLKCPMPTEAKCTNAVTFKDVIFVVGGAMKALYSYSPLEDSWTLIIQLGCERASCGIAACNNKLFITGGRDDKNEVIATVLCWNPETKKLTEECVLPRGVSHHGSVTLRKSYTHIRRITPGTVNG; this is encoded by the exons ATGGCTGACACTTTAGAGAATAACTCCGAGTGCCCTTCATCTGCCAAGAGTGATGCTTCAGCAGGTGGTCTGAGCATGCTGGAGAGCTCGATGCAGGAGAACCGACATGATGGTCAGGTTGTGTTTGAAGACTCCGTGTTTGCTGGTTATTTGCAGGATGGGCTGCAAAGTCTCCGGCTGGAAGACAGCTTGATTGACGTCACCCTCATCGTTCAGGGTCAGAGCTTCCAGTGCCATCGAGTGGTCCTCGCTGCAGCCAGTCATTATTTCAG AgcaatgttttgtaatgatttaagAGAAAAACACgaagaaaacataaatattaaaggCATTGATGCTGACACCATGAGAATCCTGTTAGAATACACTTACACCAGCAAAGTCATCATAACCAAGGACAATGTTCAGAGAATGCTTGAGGCAGCCAGCCTATTTCAG TTTCCGCACATTGTGGACGCCTGTATCAGTTACTTAGCAGACGTCCTACATCCAGACAACTGTGTGGGAATCCTGCTCCTAGCTGATGTGCACTCGTTGGAGTCTTTGAAAGCCCAAGTCTACACCTACATTGTCCAAAACTTCTCTCAAGTTGCGGACCATGATGAGATCCTGGATCTTCCAGCAGATGTGTTGGTCAGTCTGCTGCAGCATGATGACTTGGGGGTGACCGCAGAGGAGCAGGTGTTTGATATGGTTACACGTTGGGTGAGGGCCCAACAGGATGAAAGAATAGCTCAGCTGCCGCTTGTCCTCGCACATGTAAGGCTGCCCTTGTTGGACCCATGGTACTTTGTAGAAAGGGTGGAAGGCGAGCCTCTGATCCGCCAGTGTGCCGAGGTTTTCCCACTGCTGCAGGAGGCCCGGCTTTATCACCTCTCAGGAAAAGAG GTGATATCGGAGCGGACCAAACCAAGGGTGCAGCAATTCCAGTCTGAGGTTTTTATGATTATTGGAGGATGCACAAATGATGAGAAATTTGTATCTGAGGTGACCTGTCTGGACCCACTACGCAGGAGCCGCTTAGAGGTGGCAAAACTACCGAACACAGAGATGGAATCTGAGAATGAAAATAAGAAGTGGGTGGAGTTTGCGTGTGTCACCTTCAGAAACGAAGTCTACATATCGG GTGGCAAGGAAACACTGCAGGAGGTGTGGAAGTATAATGCATCACTAAACAAATGGATCCAGATAGAGTATCTCAACACAGGCCGCTGGAGACACAAGATGGCCGTAGCTGGAGGAAAAGTCTATGTTTTGGGTGGTTTTGATGGAACCCAGAGATTGAGCAGTGTTGAAGCCTACGATCCATTTCACAACTGCTGGACAGAG GCAGGACCGCTCATGATCAGCGTAAGCTCCTTCTCTGCTGCCAGCTATGACAAATACATCTTTGTGATAGGTGGAGGCCCCAATGGCAAGCTAGCCACAAACAACATGCAATGCTTTGATTCCCTATCAAATCAATGGAGCTTAAAATGCCCGATGCCAACCGAGGCCAAATGCACAAATGCGGTGACTTTTAAGGATGTCATTTTTGTTGTTG GTGGTGCGATGAAGGCCTTGTATTCCTACAGCCCTCTGGAAGACTCCTGGACGCTTATAATCCAGCTGGGTTGTGAGAGGGCCAGCTGTGGTATTGCTGCCTGCAATAACAAGCTCTTCATTACTGGTGGCCGTGATGACAAGAACGAGGTGATCGCTACCGTTCTTTGTTGGAACCCGGAGACAAAAAAGTTGACTGAGGAGTGTGTGCTTCCACGTGGAGTATCTCACCATGGTAGTGTGACTCTCAGGAAATCCTACACACATATACGCAGGATAACGCCTGGAACAGTCAACGGATGA
- the LOC128031242 gene encoding inhibitor of growth protein 5-like gives MAKGVYLEHYLDSIEGLPCELQRNFSLMEDLDNRTEEKKTEISDLASEYVAKVRNLASEERAQHLKKIENAYSKCKEYSDDKIQLAMQIYEMVDKHIRRLDADLARFENDLQEKLDMGSMDSSDEKQLRKDKNIKDKRGSLGRDKKGSDQDSPKQKKQKTGANISESLLAMHPSDVLDMPVDPNEPTYCLCSQVSYGEMIGCDNSDCPVEWFHFACVGLTTKPKGKWYCPRCTQDMRKK, from the exons ATGGCGAAGGGAGTTTATTTAGAGCATTATTTAGACA GCATCGAGGGACTTCCCTGCGAGTTGCAGAGAAACTTCTCATTAATGGAGGATTTAGATAATAGAACTGAAG AGAAAAAAACTGAGATAAGTGATTTAGCTTCTGAGTATGTTGCAAAAGTTAGAAATTTGGCATCCGAGGAGCGTGCCCAGCATTTAAAGAAGATTGAGAATGCCTACAGCAAATGCAAAGAGTACAGCGATGACAAAATTCAGCTTGCAATGCAGATTTATGAAATG GTGGATAAACACATCCGGCGGTTGGATGCTGATCTTGCACGCTTTGAGAATGATCTGCAGGAGAAACTGGACATGGGAAGCATGGATAGCTCAGATGAGAAGCAGTTGCGAA AGGATAAGAATATAAAAGACAAGAGGGGATCACTTGGAAGAGACAAGAAAGGATCAGATCAAGACTCACCCAAGCAGAAAAAGCAGAAAACTGG TGCCAACATAAGTGAATCTCTGCTCGCAATGCACCCATCAGATGTCCTGGATATGCCAGTGGACCCTAATGAACCCACATACTGTTTGTGTAGTCAAGTATCATATGGAGAAATGATTGGATGTGACAATTCTGAT TGTCCAGTAGAATGGTTTCACTTTGCTTGTGTCGGCCTAACAACCAAACCAAAGGGAAAATG GTACTGCCCACGATGCACCCAAGATATGAGGAAAAAATAG
- the LOC128031214 gene encoding cyclin-L1-like isoform X3: protein MSLGVLSPHVNTPANSQGILIGDKVYSEVFLAIDSSIIPEESLSSTPSMLDGLDNETETNLRILGCELIQSAGILLRLPQVAMATGQVLFQRFFYSKSFIKHSFEIFAMACVNLASKIEESPRRVRDVINVFHHLKQGKGKKSTPLVLDQNYINTKNQLIKAERRVLKELGFCVHVKHPHKIIVMYLQVLECEKNQMLVQTAWVAHGGKCHRKHPNSSGTRPRNPSHLIGWLFETASQSSESSQWRFSEWKALALLGGPGFFSFSPSHRA from the exons ATGTCTCTAGGTGTTTTATCTCCTCATGTGAACACTCCAGCAAACAGCCAAGGCATACTGATCGGTGATAAAGTGTACTCGGAGGTGTTTCTGGCCATCGATAGCTCGATTATACCTGAGGAGAGTCTCTCTTCGACCCCGTCCATGCTGGATGGCCTCGACAATGAGACTGAGACAAACCTGCGGATTCTGGGCTGTGAACTCATCCAGTCCGCCGGGATTCTTCTGCGTCTGCCACAG GTGGCGATGGCGACTGGACAAGTCCTTTTTCAACGATTCTTCTACTCGAAGTCTTTCATCAAGCACAGCTTTGAG ATTTTTGCAATGGCCTGCGTCAATTTGGCATCTAAGATCGAGGAATCGCCAAGAAGAGTGAGGGATGTGATCAACGTTTTCCATCATTTGAAACAAGGAAAGGGCAAAAA GAGCACCCCTCTTGTCCTTGATCAAAACTACATCAACACCAAGAACCAATTGATCAAAGCAGAGCGCCGTGTCCTTAAGGAACTGGGGTTCTGTGTACATGTCAAACATCCACACAAG ATTATAGTCATGTACCTTCAAGTTCTTGAATGTGAGAAGAATCAGATGCTTGTTCAGACAGCATG GGTAGCCCATGGTGGTAAGTGTCACAGAAAACACCCGAACTCCTCAGGCACAAGACCCAGGAACCCCTCCCACCTCATTGGCTGGCTTTTCGAGACTGCCAGCCAATCCAGTGAGAGCTCTCAGTGGAGGTTCTCTGAATGGAAGGCCTTGGCTTTGCTGGGGGGtccaggatttttttctttttctccctccCACAGAGCTTGA
- the LOC128031214 gene encoding cyclin-L1-like isoform X4: MSLGVLSPHVNTPANSQGILIGDKVYSEVFLAIDSSIIPEESLSSTPSMLDGLDNETETNLRILGCELIQSAGILLRLPQVAMATGQVLFQRFFYSKSFIKHSFEIFAMACVNLASKIEESPRRVRDVINVFHHLKQGKGKKSTPLVLDQNYINTKNQLIKAERRVLKELGFCVHVKHPHKIIVMYLQVLECEKNQMLVQTAWVAHGGII, translated from the exons ATGTCTCTAGGTGTTTTATCTCCTCATGTGAACACTCCAGCAAACAGCCAAGGCATACTGATCGGTGATAAAGTGTACTCGGAGGTGTTTCTGGCCATCGATAGCTCGATTATACCTGAGGAGAGTCTCTCTTCGACCCCGTCCATGCTGGATGGCCTCGACAATGAGACTGAGACAAACCTGCGGATTCTGGGCTGTGAACTCATCCAGTCCGCCGGGATTCTTCTGCGTCTGCCACAG GTGGCGATGGCGACTGGACAAGTCCTTTTTCAACGATTCTTCTACTCGAAGTCTTTCATCAAGCACAGCTTTGAG ATTTTTGCAATGGCCTGCGTCAATTTGGCATCTAAGATCGAGGAATCGCCAAGAAGAGTGAGGGATGTGATCAACGTTTTCCATCATTTGAAACAAGGAAAGGGCAAAAA GAGCACCCCTCTTGTCCTTGATCAAAACTACATCAACACCAAGAACCAATTGATCAAAGCAGAGCGCCGTGTCCTTAAGGAACTGGGGTTCTGTGTACATGTCAAACATCCACACAAG ATTATAGTCATGTACCTTCAAGTTCTTGAATGTGAGAAGAATCAGATGCTTGTTCAGACAGCATG GGTAGCCCATGGTG GAATTATATGA
- the LOC128031214 gene encoding cyclin-L1-like isoform X2, whose translation MSLGVLSPHVNTPANSQGILIGDKVYSEVFLAIDSSIIPEESLSSTPSMLDGLDNETETNLRILGCELIQSAGILLRLPQVAMATGQVLFQRFFYSKSFIKHSFEIFAMACVNLASKIEESPRRVRDVINVFHHLKQGKGKKSTPLVLDQNYINTKNQLIKAERRVLKELGFCVHVKHPHKIIVMYLQVLECEKNQMLVQTAWNYMNDALRTNVFVRFEPETIACACIYLAARVLQIPLPSKPHWYLVFGATKEHIREICISTMKLYSREKPNSEQLEKRVEKRKVALEEARLKARGQNPNGTPALAAIGGFSPASKPSSPREVKMEEKSPNSKLVKESENRQLFPKSPLNGMKKEEGKVFQNGKNHSRSRSRSRSPSRSPHRHQRSHSGTYSSQSSRSPSPRQHKGHRASPVTQLRTERDRQSDSSRNSNKRRRSRSRSRSNSRERGRDRDYVKHKHDRGHHWDHRERDRDRSHDQGRSKHQSRSHSGRRHRR comes from the exons ATGTCTCTAGGTGTTTTATCTCCTCATGTGAACACTCCAGCAAACAGCCAAGGCATACTGATCGGTGATAAAGTGTACTCGGAGGTGTTTCTGGCCATCGATAGCTCGATTATACCTGAGGAGAGTCTCTCTTCGACCCCGTCCATGCTGGATGGCCTCGACAATGAGACTGAGACAAACCTGCGGATTCTGGGCTGTGAACTCATCCAGTCCGCCGGGATTCTTCTGCGTCTGCCACAG GTGGCGATGGCGACTGGACAAGTCCTTTTTCAACGATTCTTCTACTCGAAGTCTTTCATCAAGCACAGCTTTGAG ATTTTTGCAATGGCCTGCGTCAATTTGGCATCTAAGATCGAGGAATCGCCAAGAAGAGTGAGGGATGTGATCAACGTTTTCCATCATTTGAAACAAGGAAAGGGCAAAAA GAGCACCCCTCTTGTCCTTGATCAAAACTACATCAACACCAAGAACCAATTGATCAAAGCAGAGCGCCGTGTCCTTAAGGAACTGGGGTTCTGTGTACATGTCAAACATCCACACAAG ATTATAGTCATGTACCTTCAAGTTCTTGAATGTGAGAAGAATCAGATGCTTGTTCAGACAGCATG GAATTATATGAACGATGCCCTCCGGACCAACGTGTTTGTGCGGTTTGAACCTGAGACCATTGCGTGTGCCTGTATTTACCTCGCTGCTCGAGTACTACAG ATTCCTCTTCCTTCCAAGCCACACTGGTATCTTGTTTTCGGTGCTACTAAGGAGCACATCAGAGAAATATGTATCAGCACGATGAAGCTTTATTCTAGAGAAAAG CCTAACAGTGAACAGCTTGAAAAACGGGTGGAAAAGAGGAAGGTGGCCCTGGAAGAGGCAAGACTAAAAGCCAGAGGACAGAATCCCAATGGCACGCCAGCTCTTGCTGCCATTGGTGGATTTTCCCCAGCATCGAAACCCT CTTCTCCACGAGAAGTGAAGATGGAAGAGAAATCGCCAAACTCTAAATTGGTGAAGGAGTCTGAGAACAGACAGTTGTTTCCAAAAAGCCCCTTAAATGG CATGAAAAAGGAGGAAGGCAAAGTGTTTCAGAATGGCAAGAACCACAGCCGGTCTCGCTCACGATCTCGCTCGCCATCTCGTTCTCCACACAGACA TCAGAGGAGCCACTCGGGAACGTACAGCTCTCAGAGCAGCCGCAGCCCATCACCACGCCAACACAAAGGTCACAGAGCTTCACCAGTTACACAGCTCAGGACGGAACGAGACCGACAGAGTGACTCTAGTCGGAATAGCAACAAAAGGAGGCGATCACGGAGCCGATCTCGCAGCAATTCCCGCGAACGAGGGCGTGACCGTGACTATGTGAAACACAAGCACGATCGCGGGCACCACTGGGACCATCGTGAACGTGATCGTGACAGATCACATGATCAGGGACGAAGCAAACACCAGAGCAGGTCACATTCTGGACGCAGACACCGGAGATGA